The Lachnospiraceae bacterium KM106-2 nucleotide sequence ACATTCTGATTCAATAAATCAGTTGCAGTGATACCCATCTCCGCCATTAGTTGTTCCATTTCTTCATCTGAAATTTCTAATTGCTCCTGAATCGCTTGTGTAATCTGAGTAGCAGCACTATTAATAGTATCTGCAATAGATTCTTCCAACTTTGGCTGACTCGATTCGCTTGAACTATCGACACTCATCTTTTTCACAGAATTGTTACTATTAAAATCAGTAACTTTGTTATTTACCGTTTTATTAGATGTAGCGCGATTCGTTGTTACATTACGGTTCATAATATCTGAGAATGAATCAGACGATTTGGAATTCTTAGCGGATTGCACTTTGCTAGACCCTGTCTGAGAAACAACCGGATTACTTCCGATTATTGCTGTTGGATTCATTATTCATCCTCCTCTCTTTTGTATTTTATCTATGACAAGATAGCGATTACTCGTCTATCGTAGTCATCTTCTTCGTAACCTTAGCTGTGAAGTTAGGATCCATTTCATTCATGATCGCTGCACTAGCTGCTGGTTTCATAGCACTAAGGATTTCTGCTACTAAGTCAATATCACCTGTCATAACTTCAAGTGCTCTTGCTGCATTCGCAGGTTCCATCTTAGCATATCTGTTTGCTTGTTCTTCTGTCTTTGCATCTGCCTGCATCTGTTTTACAACTTCTTGATAAATCTTAGATGCATTTTCTGGTTCGATTCCCTCATAGAATTTCTTATACTCTTCGATATCAGGGGCTTTGTCATTAAAGACAACCTTATCATCAAATTCTTCTACTCGTTTCTTAAATTCTGTTTGTTCCTTTTCAAATACTTTTAGTCGTTTTACTTCTTTTTTAAGATCAGAAGTATCTGTATTTGCTTCTTTCAAACTATTCTGAGCAGATTCTAACTGTTTTTCTAATTCTTTAATTTTTGCATTTGCATCTGTTAAATTATCGTATTGATAGTTGTTTTCAAATGCAAGATCAGCATCTGATGCTTCAGGAAGCACCTTGTTAATTACCGGAACATCTTTTAATACAGGACGAAGTACTTGGCTTCCCAATCCACCGATATCCAATTTGATAAATAACATGATTAAACCAAGGAAGATTAAAAAGATTACGAATCCGATCAATCCAGAAACAACCTTACTTCCTTTTCCTTCTTGCTCTTCATTTTCGAAATCCATATCCATATCTAAATCTTGATTTTTATTCTTTCTTGCCATTCCTACACATCCTCACTTGTTTGATTGAATTTATAGCTCACTAGTTCATCAATTTCTTTGGCTTCTTTCATCGCCATTTCTTTTACGAACTTTTCGAACTCTTTTTCTCTCAGCTTTTCATAAGTTTTTCTTTCAATGACAGCATCATTCATTTTAATTCTTGCATTTTCTACAAGCTGTATATGCTGATTCACGACTACCTGTTGTACTCGCATCTTATATTTCATTGTCTCTACTGCATTCTCGCAAGAGATGATCTCTCTTACCACAAGTTTTGATTTCACTTGACCACACAGCATAGCCTGATAATGATCTTTTCTTTGCTGTAGCTTAGTTAACTTATCTTGTTCCTCATCCAACTTATGTTTTGCAGAACCATAAGCATTCTTTGCTTCATCTTCTAACTTATATTTAATTTGCAATATATTTTCTAATCGAAAATTAAACTTTCCCATCGATTCCTCCAATTAGGCATTCTGTTCTTCAAACATATCTAACATCATTCCTAATTCATCTTCAAATAGATATTTTGCATTTACATCTTGTTTTAAGAAATCATTTACTTGGTCAATCTTTTCGATTGAATCATCAATATTTTTATTAGAACCCGGCTTATAAGCGCCGATATTGATCAGATCTTCAGCTTCATTATAAGTAGCCATAATATTTTTAATCTGGCCTGCGGCCTTTTTATGTTCATTTGATACAATGGAACTCATTACACGAGAAATACTTTGTAAGACATCAATCGCTGGATAGTGGTTTTTATGGCCAAGTTTTCTTGATAAAACAATATGACCGTCAAGAATACCTCTGGCTGTATCAGCAATAGGTTCATTAAAATCATCACCATCAACTAAGACTGTGTACAATCCTGTTATGGAACCGACATCTGAATTACCAGCTCGCTCTAATAGCTTAGGCATTTCGGCATATACACTAGGTGGATATCCTCGAGATACCGGCGGTTCTCCACTGGCTAGTCCTATCTCTCTCTGAGCCATCGAAAAACGAGTAACCGAATCCATCATCAATAAAACATCTTTCCCTTGATCTCTGAAATATTCAGCGATCGCCGTTGCGGTCATCGCTGCTTTCTTACGGATCAAAGCTGTCTTATCACTAGTCGCGACTACAACTACGGAACGTTTCATACCCTCCGGTCCTAGATCTCGTTCAATGAACTCTCTTACCTCTCTACCACGTTCGCCGATCAATGCGATCACATTGATATCCGCTTTCGTGTTTCGAGCAAACATACCGAGTAAGGTTGATTTACCAACACCAGATCCGGCAAAGATACCAATTCTCTGGCCTTTCCCAACTGTTAATAATCCGTCAACCGCTTTTACACCAAGTGGCAGGACAGAATCAATTAGTTGACGACTCATCGGATCAGGAGCTTCTGCATCTACCGAATACGTAATATTACTATCAATCGTCGAACCATCAAGTGGTCTTCCCAGACCATCTAAGGTCTTTCCAAGTAATTCATCACCAACTACTACTTGCAGCGGCTGATTTGTATTCTCTACGGTTGCTCCTACACCAATTCCTTCTACATTGCTATAAGGCATTAATAGTATTCTATTTTCTTTAAAACCAACAACCTCAGCCATAATGGTATGAGATTTGTCATTAGATACAATGCGGCATAAGTCATTCAGTTTTGCATCCGGTCCAATTGATTCGACTGTCAATCCTATGACCTTTGCGACTTTACCATATTGCTTCATATAAGATTTTGTTGTTAATTCCCTATACTTTTGTAAATTAATCATACTCCACATGCCCTCTTTCTTAGCTAATAGAAAAAAAGACATACACATCTAAACCATTATGTATATCGATCAATATCCAGAGATATTGATCAACATTTACTTAATAACTTAAGATCTGTGATCAATCCTGATAGCTGTAAATCTAAGCTGCAATTGATCTTCTTATCTTTGGTATCAATAAAGCACTGGTTTTTAGATAATGTTTCATCTTTTACGATATCTAGAATCGTATTCTCCCCTAATTGTTCTATAAGTACTGACTGTTTTGAAGTGACAAATTCATAATCCTCTTCCGAAATTCGAACGGATACCTCATCACATTTTTCCATTCCACGCATTCCCTTTTTTAATAAGTAAAGAATCATATCTTCATGTTCTTTAATAAGAACACCTGTAATGGATTCAATCAAGTCGATCATAACTGATACGAATTGGGGTTCTAGCTTTGCTTTTTCTTCTTCGATAATGTCATCGACCTCGGCTAACTTTCGCTCCAGCTCTTCTTTCTTCCTAGCGATTTCTTCCGACGCTTGTTCTAGCCCTTGTTCATACCCTTGTTTTTCACCATCTTCAACCGCAGCAATACGAATCGCTTCCGCTTCCTCTTTTGCCTGATTGACGATCTGTTCAGCCTCATTTTTTGCCACTGCCAGAAGAGCGTCCATCTGCTCTCTATGTCGCTCTTCCTCTTCCTCGTAGTTTGCAACCTCTTTTACTTCAAGGCCGGACTGAAATGTACCCTCTTGCAGGTTTTCGCCTGCATCGGATACTTCCGATACAGGACTTACAAAAGACTGCCAATTTGTTTCAATCACTTTTACATCATTTTGTTTCACGTAAATATAATTCGATTTGATAAGATTAGACAACGATCTCGTCACCTCCACCTCTAGAAATGATGATCTCAGCCGAATCCTCTAATTTACGAATAATATTAACAATTTTCTGTTGTGCTTCTTCAACATCCTTCAAACGTACAGGACCCATATAATCCATATCTTCTCGGATCATAGTAGCAAGACGTTTCGATAAGTTGTTGAAAATAACACTTTGAACTTCTTCGTTGGATCCTTTGAGTGCAACTGCAAGTTCATTATTATCAACTTCACGAAGTACACGTTGAATAGATTTGTCGTCGAGAGATAAAATATCTTCGAATACAAACATCTTCTTACGGATTTCATCAGCAAGTTCTGGTTCTTCCACTTCCAATGTTTCCATAATATGTTTTTCAGTACTACGATCAACTGTATTTAAGATATCTACGATAGAATCCACACCACCGACAATTGTGTAATCTTGGTTTACTAAAGAAGCTAACTTTCTCTCTAACACTTTTTCAACTTCTTTAATTACATCCGGACTTGTACGATCCATCTGTGCGATACGTTTTGCAACATCTGCTTGTTTATCCGGTGTCAAAGATGAAATGATCGTACTTGCCTGACCCGGTGAAAGGTAAGAAAGAATTAATGCGATCGTTTGTGGATGTTCATCTTGGATAAAGTTTAATAACTGACTTGCATCTGTCTTTCTAACAAATTCAAACGGACGAACTTGTAAGGATGCAGTAAGTTTTCCGATAACATCTTTCGCTTTGTCGGTACCAAGTGCTTTTTCCAATAATTCTTTCGCGTAATTAATACCACCTTCAGCAATATATTGCTGTGCAAGACAGATTTCATAAAACTCATCCATTACGGATTCTTTTGTCTCAGGATTTACACTTCTTGTATTTGCGATTTCAAGCGTTAACTGCTCGATTTCATCTTCTTTTAAATGCTTAAATACGGAAGCTGATTTCTCAGGTCCAAGAGTAATTAAGAGAATCGCTGCTTTTTGTGTTCCTGATAATTCTGCATTCTTATTCATTATTTAATTACCCCCAATCTTCATTCAGCCAGTTACGTAATAACTGTGCCACGGCTTCTGGATTATCATCCACGAATTTTTCAACCATTTTACGCGTTTCAGATTTGTCCCCAAATTCAATATCTTCAAGAGATTGATTTTCTTTCGTTGTAGCAAGTAATTGCTCAACAGATAATTCAGGTTCTTCTTCAACCACTTCAACTGGTTTTGTTCCTTTGAATACGATAAATCCAAGTAAGCCTAAGATCAAGGCAGCTAACACGATCATAAGGATCGTATTGTAGTTTGTTCCTTTTTCTTCAGATGCTTGGAAGATTGGTTGTTGCCAAGCGGTAACCGTTAAATTGTTTGTAGCGATACCAGTTGTAGATGCTATAAGATTCAATGTATCATCGTCAACTTTTAATTTTGTCTTCTTATTATTATCAGAGACGAATTTTTCCCAAGTAGTCCCGTCTAAGTCACCATTGTTCTTTAATTCATCTTCATTGTAAACTTTATATTCTGTAAGAACGATACCCATACTAGATTCGTCTGGCTTAACAGCTCCTACTTCATATTCTGTATTTGTCTTCTTTTCATTAGGAAGATATTCATACTGTTCTTGTGTAACTTTGCTTGAAGTATCTCCAGATGTATCAATCTGGTAGCTAGTAGAATCCGAATCATTTGAATCAGTTCCAGGTGTACCACTTGATGATCCTGCGCCCTCAGCTTTATAAGTGTAACTCTTTGAGTAAAGTCCTTGTTCCTGACCTTCTGCTGGAGTATATTCTGTATATAATTCAGATACTTTGTTCATATCAAATTTGATATTAGAAGCACCGATCTGAACATCATTGTAACTACCATTTTTAAGAAGTAATTCTTTTACATTCTTCATGATATTGTTTGTTAATTTCTGTTTATACTCATAAACAGAACTAATGTTGCCACCTAAAGTAGAACTAGAATCTCCACCGAATAATAAATTACCTTTACTATCGATGATCGTAACATTATCTGTTTTATCATTTCCAACCATATTAGATAAGAAACTTGCAATATTTTGTGCATTCTCAGCAGTTATCTCAGTATTGTTTTCAAGAGTTAACATAACGCTGACATTTGCCTGAGTTGCTTCTGAAATGATCGTATAATCATCTTCTGGCTGATTGATATAAACAACTGCATCTTTAATACCTGACATCGTCATCAGCTTGCTTCTTACATCATTTTGTAATGCAAGTGTGCTTTTTCTTTTTTTATCAGATTCTGTTGTACTAATGCCACCTGAAAACACATCATCGTATGTCATTCCAGATGAAGTTTGAACATCATTCTTACCAACTACTAAAACAGCATCTTTATATTTCGACTTATCAACTAGTATTGTCAAATTATCATCGCCAAGCTTAGCGTCGATTCCCTCTTTAGTCATCAGATCCATTACTTCGCTGGCACTTTTAGTATCTTCACAAGTTGTTAAGTTCTTATATTCTTTTCTAGTCAATGCAATGCTTAGAATAACAACTGTGATAACGATTGCTGCTAAAATACTAATTACGATTGTCTTTTGTTTTTTCGAATACTTATTCCAGAAAGCAAGCACGCTTTCCTTAATGTGTTTCAATCTCTCTTGCATTTGATACGCTCCTCATTTGTACTAGAATTGTAAATTCATGATTTCTTTATACGCGTCTAGTACCGCGCTTCTAACAGCAGTCGTATATTGAAGTGACACATTTGCTTTGTTCTGAGCAACCATTAGAGTCAATGGGTTATCACTGTTTCCTAATGCATAATCCATCTCTGCCTCTTCTGCCGAATTTGTCAAATCATTTGTCTCATTCACCATGCTAAGTGCTGACTGAAATAATGATTCAAAACTAGCATTGTTTGTTTTACTCGTTTCTAGCGACGTTGAATTATTCAACCAATCCGTGTTGGACACTCCACCTATTAACGATACACTACTCATAATTTACACTCCCCTAATTTATTTTCCAACTTCCAAAGACTTAAGCGCCATACTCTTTGTTGCATTAAACGCTGTAACGTTTGCTTCATAAGAACGGCTTGCGTCAATTAAGTTTGTCATTTCTGTAACTGAATCTACATTTGGATATGTAACATAACCATCCGCGTCAGCATCAGGATGTGATGGATCATATACTTTCTTCATAGCAGTTTCTGTATCATTTGCTATCTCTGTTACCTTTACACCACTTCCTACTGTTGCCATTGTACTGCCGAGAACAGAATTAAAATTTGGTTGTGTCTTTTCCGAAAAAACTACTGTTTTTCTTACATAAGGCTTACCATTTTCATCTCTTGTAGTGTTCACATTCGCAATATTCTGTGCAATAATGTCTGTTCTTAGACGTTGTGCTGTCATACCTGACGCACTAACATTCATTGTACTAAATCCTGCCATTTTTCTCTTTAGCCCCCTATTTATTTACTATTCAACACTGTTTTCAAACGACTAAATTCTTGAGTAATCGAATCCAACATTGTATAATATTTGACTTGATTTTGTGCCAAATTTGATGTTTCTGTATCAATATCAACATTGTTACCATCAGTTCTATAACTTAGTGTTGCATGATCTGTATAAACATTTCCCGTCACTTTCGACAAATCAAGATTATTTACTCCTTCATCAAGCGAACTCCCTCCAGATAACGCACTAGTCAAATAAGAATTAAAAGATACATCTTTTCTCTTATAATTTGGGGTATCCACATTCGCAATATTGTTAGATATCAAGGAATTACGCTTCCAGCTGACATCTGAAGTTCTTTCTAAAACATTGATATAATTATACGCACTTGAATTAATCATTTATACACATCCCTTCTATGCTACATTATAATAAAAAACACACAAAAAAACAAGATATTTCCACCAATTATTCAAAATGTCAAGCAATTTTTACATTCGCTGACAATATTTGTATGAATTGTCGTAATTTTTGACTTTTAATGTAAATAAAAAGAAGATTTTTACATTCCGCAAAAATCTTCTTTTTATTATTTATTCTCTTTAATTTTTTTCAATTCATCGAAAACCACATCATTTAGAACCTTTATGTATGTTCCCTTCATGCCAGATGATCTCGATTCAATAACTCCCGCGCTTTCGAACTTTCGAAGTGCATTTACAATAACCGATCTTGTAATTCCCACTCGATCCGCTATCTTACTTGCCACTAAGATTCCTTCGTTTCCTTCAAGCTCATCAAAGATATGAGTTATCGCTTCTAATTCAGAGAAAGATAATGTACTAATTGCAGATTTAACGATTTGTATCTTTCTTGTTTCCTCTGCATTTTCTTCATTTACAGATCTCATCATTTCAAGACCAACTACCGTTGTACCATATTCACTAAGAATGATATCATCAATTGTATATTGAGAATCACACTTATAAATAAATAATGATCCTAAACGTTCTCCTGCAATATCAATAGGAGTGATAATCGCTTCGTAACGTTCCACATCATTCATATCAAAACCAAAGGTTGCCAAATTCACATTTTCTTTTATAGAAAGGACATTCAACAATCTTTCATTTAGCAGGCCATCAATATAACCTCCGACGCTGTTTTTAATAAATTCATCAATTTCACAAATATCAGTTCTATTATAAACACCTAAAACTTTTCCCTTTTTACTAATAACTAAAATATTTGATTCTAATATGTCGCTTAAAACTTCGCAAATGTCATTAAAAACAACTTTATGCGAATTATTGTTATGTAAAAGTTTATTAATCTTTCTTGTTTTATCTAACAATTGTACGCCCATTATAATCCTCCCTAAATTGTATAAAAAAGTCACACTTTTTTACAATTCAAATTTTTCTTATTTTTCCAGCCCAATTGTACTACGTTACATATATTATCACATTTTTTACCTAAAAACAATAGCTTTTTATCTATTTTGACAGACATTTACCACAATAAAACTAATTATTTAACAATTAAGGCGGTTTTATTTCAACAAACAAAACCGCCTCAGCTTATTAA carries:
- a CDS encoding flagellar protein FlbB; the protein is MARKNKNQDLDMDMDFENEEQEGKGSKVVSGLIGFVIFLIFLGLIMLFIKLDIGGLGSQVLRPVLKDVPVINKVLPEASDADLAFENNYQYDNLTDANAKIKELEKQLESAQNSLKEANTDTSDLKKEVKRLKVFEKEQTEFKKRVEEFDDKVVFNDKAPDIEEYKKFYEGIEPENASKIYQEVVKQMQADAKTEEQANRYAKMEPANAARALEVMTGDIDLVAEILSAMKPAASAAIMNEMDPNFTAKVTKKMTTIDE
- a CDS encoding flagellar protein FliJ — its product is MGKFNFRLENILQIKYKLEDEAKNAYGSAKHKLDEEQDKLTKLQQRKDHYQAMLCGQVKSKLVVREIISCENAVETMKYKMRVQQVVVNQHIQLVENARIKMNDAVIERKTYEKLREKEFEKFVKEMAMKEAKEIDELVSYKFNQTSEDV
- a CDS encoding Flagellum-specific ATP synthase FliI; this translates as MINLQKYRELTTKSYMKQYGKVAKVIGLTVESIGPDAKLNDLCRIVSNDKSHTIMAEVVGFKENRILLMPYSNVEGIGVGATVENTNQPLQVVVGDELLGKTLDGLGRPLDGSTIDSNITYSVDAEAPDPMSRQLIDSVLPLGVKAVDGLLTVGKGQRIGIFAGSGVGKSTLLGMFARNTKADINVIALIGERGREVREFIERDLGPEGMKRSVVVVATSDKTALIRKKAAMTATAIAEYFRDQGKDVLLMMDSVTRFSMAQREIGLASGEPPVSRGYPPSVYAEMPKLLERAGNSDVGSITGLYTVLVDGDDFNEPIADTARGILDGHIVLSRKLGHKNHYPAIDVLQSISRVMSSIVSNEHKKAAGQIKNIMATYNEAEDLINIGAYKPGSNKNIDDSIEKIDQVNDFLKQDVNAKYLFEDELGMMLDMFEEQNA
- a CDS encoding flagellar assembly protein FliH; the protein is MKQNDVKVIETNWQSFVSPVSEVSDAGENLQEGTFQSGLEVKEVANYEEEEERHREQMDALLAVAKNEAEQIVNQAKEEAEAIRIAAVEDGEKQGYEQGLEQASEEIARKKEELERKLAEVDDIIEEEKAKLEPQFVSVMIDLIESITGVLIKEHEDMILYLLKKGMRGMEKCDEVSVRISEEDYEFVTSKQSVLIEQLGENTILDIVKDETLSKNQCFIDTKDKKINCSLDLQLSGLITDLKLLSKC
- a CDS encoding flagellar motor switch protein FliG yields the protein MNKNAELSGTQKAAILLITLGPEKSASVFKHLKEDEIEQLTLEIANTRSVNPETKESVMDEFYEICLAQQYIAEGGINYAKELLEKALGTDKAKDVIGKLTASLQVRPFEFVRKTDASQLLNFIQDEHPQTIALILSYLSPGQASTIISSLTPDKQADVAKRIAQMDRTSPDVIKEVEKVLERKLASLVNQDYTIVGGVDSIVDILNTVDRSTEKHIMETLEVEEPELADEIRKKMFVFEDILSLDDKSIQRVLREVDNNELAVALKGSNEEVQSVIFNNLSKRLATMIREDMDYMGPVRLKDVEEAQQKIVNIIRKLEDSAEIIISRGGGDEIVV
- a CDS encoding flagellar M-ring protein FliF gives rise to the protein MQERLKHIKESVLAFWNKYSKKQKTIVISILAAIVITVVILSIALTRKEYKNLTTCEDTKSASEVMDLMTKEGIDAKLGDDNLTILVDKSKYKDAVLVVGKNDVQTSSGMTYDDVFSGGISTTESDKKRKSTLALQNDVRSKLMTMSGIKDAVVYINQPEDDYTIISEATQANVSVMLTLENNTEITAENAQNIASFLSNMVGNDKTDNVTIIDSKGNLLFGGDSSSTLGGNISSVYEYKQKLTNNIMKNVKELLLKNGSYNDVQIGASNIKFDMNKVSELYTEYTPAEGQEQGLYSKSYTYKAEGAGSSSGTPGTDSNDSDSTSYQIDTSGDTSSKVTQEQYEYLPNEKKTNTEYEVGAVKPDESSMGIVLTEYKVYNEDELKNNGDLDGTTWEKFVSDNNKKTKLKVDDDTLNLIASTTGIATNNLTVTAWQQPIFQASEEKGTNYNTILMIVLAALILGLLGFIVFKGTKPVEVVEEEPELSVEQLLATTKENQSLEDIEFGDKSETRKMVEKFVDDNPEAVAQLLRNWLNEDWG
- a CDS encoding flagellar hook-basal body complex protein FliE; this translates as MVNETNDLTNSAEEAEMDYALGNSDNPLTLMVAQNKANVSLQYTTAVRSAVLDAYKEIMNLQF
- a CDS encoding flagellar basal-body rod protein FlgC, which encodes MAGFSTMNVSASGMTAQRLRTDIIAQNIANVNTTRDENGKPYVRKTVVFSEKTQPNFNSVLGSTMATVGSGVKVTEIANDTETAMKKVYDPSHPDADADGYVTYPNVDSVTEMTNLIDASRSYEANVTAFNATKSMALKSLEVGK
- a CDS encoding flagellar basal-body rod protein FlgB, whose product is MINSSAYNYINVLERTSDVSWKRNSLISNNIANVDTPNYKRKDVSFNSYLTSALSGGSSLDEGVNNLDLSKVTGNVYTDHATLSYRTDGNNVDIDTETSNLAQNQVKYYTMLDSITQEFSRLKTVLNSK
- a CDS encoding GTP-sensing transcriptional pleiotropic repressor codY; amino-acid sequence: MGVQLLDKTRKINKLLHNNNSHKVVFNDICEVLSDILESNILVISKKGKVLGVYNRTDICEIDEFIKNSVGGYIDGLLNERLLNVLSIKENVNLATFGFDMNDVERYEAIITPIDIAGERLGSLFIYKCDSQYTIDDIILSEYGTTVVGLEMMRSVNEENAEETRKIQIVKSAISTLSFSELEAITHIFDELEGNEGILVASKIADRVGITRSVIVNALRKFESAGVIESRSSGMKGTYIKVLNDVVFDELKKIKENK